DNA sequence from the Butyricimonas faecalis genome:
TTGACGGGGGCCCGCACAAGCGGAGGAACATGTGGTTTAATTCGATGATACGCGAGGAACCTTACCCGGGTTTAAATGCAGGTTGCATGAGGTGGAAACACCTCTTCCCCTCGGGGCCACCTGCAAGGTGCTGCATGGTTGTCGTCAGCTCGTGCCGTGAGGTGTCGGGTTAAGTCCCATAACGAGCGCAACCCCTATCGCCAGTTGCCATCGGTTTCGGCCGGGCACTCTGTCGAGACTGCCACCGTAAGGTGCGAGGAAGGCGGGGATGACGTCAAATCAGCACGGCCCTTACACCCGGGGCGACACACGTGTTACAATGGCCGGTACAGAGGGCAGCCACGGGGCGACCCGGAGCGAATCTCTAAAGCCGGTCGTAGTTCGGACTGGAGTCTGCAACCCGACTCCACGAAGTTGGATTCGCTAGTAATCGCGCATCAGCCATGGCGCGGTGAATACGTTCCCGGGCCTTGTACACACCGCCCGTCAAGCCATGGAAGCCGGGAGTACCTGAAGATCGTGACCGCGAGGAACGGGCTAGGGTAATACCGGTAACTGGGGCTAAGTCGTAACAAGGTAGCCGTACCGGAAGGTGCGGCTGGAACACCTCCTTTCTGGAGCTGGAGTCATGCGGCTCGCTACAGCAAGTTCATCATCAACGGGATTCCCTCGAGGGATCTTCACGACGAGGCTCGTTGCCCCGGTCCCGACATCATGAATTTAGAATTTAAAATTTAGAATCTAGTCAATCTAGAATCTAGAATCTTTAAATCTGGAATTCGAGAAGTTCTTTGACATGCTGGAACGTTAACGGATCATTTGATCCGCGAAGTATAAGAATGTAGTAGAATAACACAGAGCCGCCGTCGTCGGGAGACGACGGCAAAGGTGAAATGATTAAAGACACACGACGCTAACGAACGTGAACGATCAAGGGCGCGCGGTGGATGCCTAGGCTCTCGGAGGCGATGAAGGACGCGATAAGCCGCGATAGGCCACGGCGAGGTGCAAGTAACCCTTGACCCGTGGATTTCCGAATGGGGCAACCCGGCCGTCTAGATGACGGTCATCCAGCAATGGAGGCGAACGCGGGGAACTGAAACATCTCATTACCCGCAGGAGAAGAAAACAACAGTGATTCCCCCAGTAGTGGCGAGCGAACGGGGAAGAGCCCAAACCGGTGCCGTTTCGGCGACACCGGGGTCATGGGACCGCGCCATTCGACGATGGACGAAGTGCAATTACCTGGAAAGGTAAGCCGCGGAGGGTGATAGCCCCGTGCACGACAGCCCCATCGAAGATAGCGGAATCCCGAGTAGGGCGGGACACGAGAAATCCTGCCTGAATTCGCCAGGACCCCCTGGCAAGGCTAAATACTCCCGAGAGACCGATAGTGAACCAGTACCGCGAGGGAAAGGTGAAAAGTACCCCGAGCAGGGGGGTGAAATAGACCCTGAACCCGCGCGCCTACAAGCGGTCGGAGCCATGAAATATGGTGACGGCGTGCCTTTTGCATAATGAGCCTACGAGTTAGTCGTCACCAGCGAGGTTAAGGGCTTCAGGCCCGTTAGCCGAAGTGAAAGCGAGCCTTAACAGGGCGACGAGTTGGTGGCGCTAGACGCGAAACCTTGTGATCTACCCACGAGCAGGTTGAAGTCGCGGTAACGCGTGATGGAGGACCGAACCGGTAAACGTTGAAAAGTTTTCGGATGACTCGCGGGTAGGGGTGAAAGGCCAATCAAACTGGGAAATAGCTCGTACTCTCCGAAATGCATTTCGGTGCAGCCTGTGATGTTCTGTTCCAGAGGTAGAGCTACTGGTTGGACGCGAGGGCTTCACCGCCTATCAAATCCGGATAAACTCCGAATGCTGGAACACGAAATCATGGAGTGAGCCCGCGGGTGCTAAGGTCCGCGGACGAGAGGGAAAGAACCCGGACCACCGGCTAAGGTCCCGGATGGACAGTTAAGTTGATCAAACGAGGTGGGATCGCGGAGACAGCTAGGATGTTGGCTTGGAAGCAGCCATTCATTTAAAGAGTGCGTAACAGCTCACTAGTCGAGCGATCCCGCGTGGATAATACACGGGCATCAAACTGTCAACCGAAGCCGTGGGGTCAGTGTTGAACTGACCGGTAGGAGAGCATTCCTGCCAGCGTTGAAGGTCACCCGCGAGAGTGACTGGAGCGGCATGAAAAGCAAATGTAGGCATAAGTAACGATAATGGGGGCGAGAACCCCCCACGCCGCAAGACCAAGGATTCCCCGGCAATGTCAATCAGCCGGGGGTCAGCCGGCCTCTAAGGCTAACCCGAAGGGGGACGCCGACGAGAAACGGGTTAACATTCCCGTGCTTCTCGTCACCGTGACGCGGTGACGGGGTGATGAATGGACCGCGCGCTGACGGAATAGCGCGTTGAAGACCGTACCCTTTGACGGTGGTAGTCAAGCACGCCACCGGAGGCGAAAGTCGATAGTACCTCGAGGCCTCGGCCGAGGGGATAGCGTCCAGGCAATTTACCCCCGAGAAAACCCGCTAAACTTCAAGTGACGAGGAACCGTACTGTAAACGGACACACGTGGTCGGGTAGAACATACCAAGGCGCTCGAGTGATTCATGGTCAAGGAACTAGGCAAAATAGTCCTGTAACCTCGGGAAAAAGGACGCTCTAGTGATAGAGCCGCAGAGTAATGGCCCAGGCGACTGTTTACCAAAAACACATGGCTATGCCAAATCGAAAGATGACGTATATGGCCTGACACCTGCCCGGTGCCGGAAGGTTAAGAGGAGAGCTCAGGGGTGACCCGAAGGTTCAAATTGAAGCCCCGGTAAACGGCGGCCGTAACTATAACGGTCCTAAGGTAGCGAAATTCCTTGTCGGGTAAGTTCCGACCTGCACGAATGGTGTAACGATCTGGGCACTGTCTCGACCATGAGCTCGGTGAAATTGTAGTTCCGGTGAAGATGCCGGGTACCCGCGACGGGACGGAAAGACCCCGTGAACCTTTACTGCAGCTTCGCGTTGTTCCCGGGCACGGGACGTGTAGGATAGGTCGGAGGCAATGAAGCGGTTTCGCCAGGAATCGTGGAGCCATCGTTGAAATACGACCCTTCTCTTGTCTGGGATCTAACCCATGTGATGGGGACACCGCGTGGTGGGTAGTTTGACTGGGGTGGTCGCCTCCAAAAGCGTAACGGAGGCTTCCAAAGGTACCCTCGGGTTGGTTGGTAATCAACCTTGGAGTGCAATGGCACAAGGGTGCTTGACCGGGAGACTTACAAGTCGATCGGGTGCGAAAGCAGGGCATAGTGATCCGGTGATCCCGCGTGGAAGGGTCATCGCTCAAAGGATAAAAGGTACTCCGGGGATAACAGGCTGATCGCCCCCAAGAGCTCATATCGACGGGGCGGTTTGGCACCTCGATGTCGGCTCGTCACATCCTGGGGCTGGAGAAGGTCCCAAGGGTTCGGCTGTTCGCCGATTAAAGTGGCACGCGAGCTGGGTTCAGAACGTCGTGAGACAGTTCGGTCCCTATCTGTCGTGGGCGTTGGAGATTCGAGAGGTCCTGACTCTAGTACGAGAGGACCGGGTTGGACGCGCCGCTAGTGAACCTGTTATGACGCCAGTCGTACGGCAGGGTAGCCACGCGCGGACGGGATAAGCGCTGAAAGCATCTAAGCGCGAAGCCTGCCTCGAGATGAGATCTCCTTGCAGGGTCGTCGTAGACGACGACGTCGATAGGCCACAGGTGTAAAGCCGGTGACGGCAAAGCCGAGTGGTACTAATCACCCGAAAGTTGACGTTCGGCGGGTGAGATGATCCGGTTAACGTTCCCGGCGATTGTCAAGCGGCAATCGCGAGAAAAGCATGAATAAACGATCTTCAAGGGTATTTGTCACGCCGGCCGGAGGGCCGCGAGAAGTGACGGGAATCTGGAAGGTGTTTTTGGGTGACGAGAGGTCATTTCAAATTCCACGTTCTAAATTCTAAACTTATTAAAAGGTATCTATAGCTACGGTGATCCACCTCTTCCCATCCCGAACAGAGAAGTTAAGCCCGTTAGCGCCGATGGTACTGCCCCCGGGTGGGAGAGTAGGTCGATGCCGAATTTAGGGAGAGCGAGTCAACACGACTCGCTCTTTTTTTATTTTCTCGTTTTCAAGTTTCAACTTTTAATTTTCAATTGTTTTACCTACCTTAGCGTTCTGAATCAATTTATGTGAAAATGGCATTATTCGGTCTATTTAATAAAAAGAAAAAGGAAAGCCTTGATAAAGGTTTAGAGAAGACGAAAGAAAGTGTATTTAAGAAACTCTCCCGGGCAATTGTTGGTAAATCCAAGGTTGATGACGAGGTTCTGGATAATTTGGAAGAGGTATTGATTTCTTCGGACGTGGGAGTTGATACAACTCTCCGTATCATTGAGCGCATAGAAGAAAGAGTGCAACGGGATAAATACGTGGGTACGGATGAGTTAAACCGGGTACTGAAAGAAGAGATCGTAGATTTGTTGAAAGAGAATAATTCAACTGATTATGATGCATTGACTTTACCGGAGGGACACGGGCCCTACGTGATCATGGTGGTTGGTGTTAATGGAGTGGGAAAAACAACAACAATCGGTAAATTAGCTCATAAATTTAAAGAAGCAGGAAAATCAGTTATTTTAGGGGCTGCAGATACCTTTAGAGCTGCTGCGGTGGATCAGTTGGTGATTTGGGCTGAACGAGTTGGTGTGCCGATCGTGAAACAGGGAATGGGTGCAGACCCAGCCTCTGTGGCTTTTGATACACTGAGTAAGGCGAAGGCTGAAAATGCAGACGTGGTACTTATCGATACGGCAGGACGCTTACATAACAAGATAAACTTGATGAATGAGTTGACAAAAATCAAGAAAGTCATGCAAAAAGTGATTCCGGATGCTCCACATGAAATATTGTTAGTACTTGACGGTTCTACTGGACAGAATGCTTACGAACAGGCTAAACAATTTACCTTGGCTACGGAAGTGAATGCCTTGGCGATTACTAAGCTGGATGGAACGGCAAAAGGTGGGGTTGTAATCGGTATTTCCGATCAATTCAAGATTCCGGTGAAATACATTGGTATCGGTGAAAAAATTGATGATTTACAAGTATTCAATCGTGAAGAGTTTGTAGACTCTTTATTTAATTAATAGATTATAATCTTTGAGAGCGGTTATTATGGCAAATGAAGTCATGATAACCGTTTTTTAGTGTTTAAATATGAAGAAAAGAATATTATTTATCTGTTTAGGAAACAAATAGAATATGTTATATTATTTTTATTATATTGATATATAGTGCTATGTGTAAATTTAATTATATTTGTAATGTAAACTATATGTTTTTTTTGTAATAAAAATGTAAACTATATAGTAAACCAAATATAATGTACATGAAAGCTTCAGTATCTGCAATTTTGTATAAGTCTAAGGTATTAGCAAATGGAGAACATCCTATAATGTTACGTGTTTGTTATAATGGAAAGCGTGCTTATAAAAGTTTAAAGTTATCCTGTTCTATGAAGTTTTGGAATGAAGAAACTTCAGAAGTGAAGTCTAAACATCCTTATAGTATAAATATGAATGCTATAATAAATCAAGAACTTTCATCATTAAAGGCTTTAGTGTTAGATTATGAAAGAACTGGGACACCTTATTCAGCAAAAATTTTAGTTGAAAAAATATCTAAACCTCAACTTGTAACAAAAACATTATTACAATTAATAGATGAACGAGTTCAGTACTTTAAAAATGAAAAAGGGAAATATAATACAGCTACAGGATATAGAACATTATATAATCTAGTAAAGAAATATGTCTTAAGAGATATAGAACTGTTTGAAGTGAATAGAGATTGGTTGAAAGATTTTGAAAATTTTATTAGAAAAACTAATAAACGAGAAACAAGTATTTATAAGCATTTTTGTACATTAAAGGCTGTTTTTAATTTTGCGATAAAAGAGGGACTTTTAAATGAGGATAAGAATCCATTTAAAAATTTTGAGCAACATCTTGATAGACGTACGAAAAAAAGAGCTTTGACCTTTGCGGAAATCTTGAAACTTATGATTTATTTTCAAAATAAATATTCCTTTGTTTATCCTTCTGATTTTGAGATACACGAAGGATTGATTTTACCACCTAAAAATGTAAAACCTATTCATACGGATGATGATGAAGATATTGATGTGAGGAAATATTGGAATGCATATTTTAAGAAAAGAGGAGTTAATAAGGTTCATCCACTTTTAAATAGTGAATGTGTAGCTTTATCTCTTTTTTTATCTTCTTATTTGATGCAAGGGTTAGCATTGATTGATTTAGCAAATTTAAAATGGAAAGATATTCGGATTCTTCAAATTCCAGATAATAATACGTATTATAATGATGTGCAGCAAAAAGGGTATGAATATGCTGAAAATCATAAGCTTTTTCAACCATATTATGAAATTAATATTGTACGTAGAAAAACTTCTAAGCCTTTACGTATAATCATTGATGCGTATGTTTTTACTATGTATTTATCTCCATTTTTACCTTCTGTAAATGAGTTTAATAGAGAAAATTATGTTTTTGGAATATTTGAAAAGAATTGTACAGATGAAGGGATAAAATTTTCTAGAATGGCATATTTGACTTATTTGGTAAACGTGAATTTGAAAAGAATAGCTAAGAAGATAGGTATTGATGAGAATATTACATTCTATTCTGCAAGGCATACGTATGCCTCAATGCTTTATCATGGAGGTGTATCAATTAGTCTTATAGCCCAAAATATGGGGCGTGATGTTACGAATATTGAAACATATTTGAAGGAGTTTGATGAAAGTCAAATTATTAATGCCAATTCTTTAATTTGGAATGTAGTAGACCCTAAAAATCCACTGAAAAATAGAAGTAATGCGTAATGTGCGTAAAGGCGTAAAATCTTGCATTTATGTATTTCTTAAAAAATGGCATCGAAAAAACGATGCCATGTAAAAGTTTACGTTTTATAAAATTAGAAAATGTTCATGAGTGTTTTTTTGTCTATGTTGCTACGGTATATATCAAACGTCAAACAAAATATGACTTCTTTGGGTAGCCGCAAATTGTAATATCGGACTCTAACAATTTAATGAATGAGTTGATTATTTTAGAAATTTAACAAATCGTAAGTTTCTAACAATTCCTCAGTTCTTAATCCTAGATACCGTCGAGTAGTCATGACATCGCTATGATTAAATAATTCACTCAATTTTATCAATGCGAATTCTGCTTGTTCTCCCGCCATTGTTACAATTTGGCGTCCAAAAGTCTTTCGCATTGAATGTGTGGAGAAATGGTCTACTTTTAAATTATACTTCTTCTTTATTTCTTTAAATACCACATTAATTCTCTGTATGGTGTAAATCGTTTTCTTTCGGCTAAGAAAACAAGGCTCGGTGTTGTCCGAGATATTTAATTGGTCATAACAATCTTTGATATGCCCTTGTAGTTGAGAATTGATTTTAATTACTCGCCTTTTTCTCGTTTTCTTCTCGATAATGACTAAAGTACTGCTATTGAGTATTTGTTCCCATTTTAGAGATAAAAGGTCACTAATTCTAAGACCAAAAAAACAGCCGCAAGAAATCAAGAGGCTCATTCGAATGTTCCCATCCCTGTATAGCCTTCTAACAAGATTCAACATTGCGTTCCACTCCACATAATCGCTCGTTGTGTAACTATTTTTCAAACTCATAACATTCACTTTTTAGATTTTTTCTTTATTTCTGAAATACTTTATAGCCTATTTTAAATTACTGTACTGATAATCAATTCATATTCAGACTTCATGGAAGTGAATATTATTTTAATCTATAATTCCGATTAGCTTTTCTGGCTTAAATCCTCGCCATGCCATTTTTTGTAAATCAATATAGACGAACATGTTGAAATAACGTTTCGAAAGTCCATTTCCTGTTATTTTGGATTGTACTGCTTCAGCTTGTAGTGTTCCAACCGCAAAGCGAATACTGCTATTAAGTTTTTGATAACAGAAGCGAACAACCTCACCTCGCATCATGCGCTTTTTCAGGATTTCTAACATAAGCCCTTTTCTCATCGCTGTTGCTATGTCCATGTTATTGTGAACACATTTAACGGTGTTCATAATAATGTTGTTCGTATTAATAGTCAGTGCTTTCATGCCTTATTATTTATGCGTTACAAAATTAATCTCCACAATACATTTTGTACCCGTAAATTGAGTCAAGTGATTGGATGTTTTTGAAATCGTATACTTTGATGATATGGTCATGTTCATCTATTTCACACGTCGGGTCGGCAAGTGCTTCATTTAATCTTTGTGCTCTTTCTGTTGCCCTTGTAATAGCTTTTTCCATTGTGAAACGAGAGTTGTATTTTACGGTCAAGTTGTATATTCCCATCGCAGTCTTTATAATCCAATCTGCATCATATCTTGTTTTCATGTTCTTTTTTTGTTTTGATTACATAACAAATATATGACATATATTTAATATATGCAAGTTTTCAATAAGAAAAATATGACAAATATTGAGTATCCGTCATATTTAATTATCTTTGCATAAAAATTGAACACGTGGTGAAAAAAGGGAAACAAGAGAGAACTGTTATTCATCTAGAAATGAATGGAGAACATTATTATTTGGGTAGCTTGGCTGCAATTTATCAATTTTTCGATAGTAAAACCCTTGGGATTAGTTATGGTTCGTTGCGCAACTTTGGTTTATCTCACGAAAAACCATATCAAAATAAACATTGTATTATCCGGAAAGGTGTTTTATTGACAATTTCTAAAAAAAATGACCAATGAGAAACACAACACACCGTTGTTTTTGTTGTGTTTCAATTCATTCGTTTTTTTTAATCCAAAAGAGCTATGGAATACGTGAAAAGGATGTTTAATTTATTGAAACAATTGTTCATTTGCTGTACATTCATGATGTTTTAATGAGTGTTTTACTGGTTAAAAATTGATATAAAATGAAACTAAGAAATAAAGGTATTAAGACATATTTACTCTCAGTTGCCATAGTTACATTTATCGCTTACATAGTCCCTTCTATAGTTTTATATTTGGGAGGTTATGGGGGCGTAATCCTTTCTGCTTGTATATCCTTGTTGAATGTAAACATTGCTGTGCTTGCTTGGATTTTAGTGAAGTCAAACGGAAAGAATGCTTTGCTGAAATGGCACTTAGGATTGAATGGTTGTGTCGTGTTGCTTTTGCTTGTCATCATTTCTTTGACTATAACCAATGGCGGTTTTCTGTCTTTTAGCATCATTGCATTTGTATGGCTGGGAATATTCAACATATTACCCATTATCTTCTCGTATATTGTTTATTCTTTCATTTTGCGCAAAACATGTATCAAGTCGACAAATATGTAGCGTAAAAAAATATAAAATAATAATAAATTCTGATAGAAGGTTAAGGAAATTGATTATAATGAACAACAAATTTGGCCTAATGGTCCTAAAAATAAGAACAAAAAATGAAACATCCATATGAAGAATATGAGACATCCAAACTTTGGAAAATTGTAAAATCTTCAATAGAAGAATTAGTTGAGAACAATGATATTGAGCTTTTTACTCCGATAGAGTATATCGTAGGTTAACACCGCAAAAATATATCTTCAACTAATATAAGTGAAGAAGAGTCTCCCAAATAGAGCATTTCACCATAAGTAAACAAATTTAGTTTATACAAAATATTTCTTGATATTTCTCGTTTTATGATTAATGGGAAAGCCAAAAGTATTGGAGTTGACAGAGGCGAAACGCCTCGCACTCGAAAAAGGATTTCGCTTAGGCGAAAAGCATTGTTTCCGTATGTGTTGTCGTGCTGTGTTACTGAAAGCAGACGGACTGTCTTCGGCAGCGGCGGGAGCGCAGACGAAAATGAGCACGTGAGTGTAAACGCTTGGGTAAAACGTTTCAAGTCCGAAGGCATCGATAGGTTGAAAACTCGTCTTGGCAGAGGTCGGAAACCTATCATTGACAGTTCGGACGAGGAAGCAGTGTGCCGTGCAATAGAACAAGACAGACAGAGCGTGAGCAAGGCAAGGGCGGCATGGGAGCAAGCCTCTGGCAAAGAGGCGAGCGACTCAACGTTCAAATGTTTTTTATCAGCATTGGGATTGGAATAATTTCGGAATAAAACGTACCAATTGGTTAACAGAAAAATAGAAATATGATTATTATGTCAAGTAGAAAGATAGAAAAATTTAATACTTTTGAACAGGTCTCAAATAGTGATTGGTTCAATCGTCTTGTACACTTAGCCGAGTGCATAAGGAAAAATAAGATTATGAAGTGGATATCATCAATTATTTATGCTTTTGTATTCATAATGATATGCCATTATATTCAGAGTATCTTTTCACATACTATCATCGCTTTCCCATTTTGGCTATGGGGAATCATTCCTGTTATAACAATTATTGTTTTATTATTAGTTGTAGGAATAAAGAAGAAAATAATAATATTTTTGAGCATCTTGTTCGGGGGCTGTATCGGCATCGTTATTACGGGCATATTGATTACATTGTTTGTAACAACTAATTATTGGTTTGCTAATTCTGAATCATACCATAGAGACGCATATGTTATGGGCAAGAAATATAATAAAAGAGATAGTCATGCTAAGCATATTAGTTTTTCAACGTATAATGTGAACTTAATATTTTTAGATAACAATGAATACTATTGCTTGGATGATTCTGACATCTATAAAAAATGCGACCAAGGTGACACAGTAAAAGTTACCTTGTGTAAAGGCCTTTATGACATACCTATTATCAAGGATTTGCATACAGAATAGGTATGATTCAAGTTATCTTATTGTATTTGATGAAACGTAATTGATAAGAAATTCTAAATTGCTTATTTTAAGCTATTTGGTTTATTTTAGCGGAATTTTTAATTATAATATAGTATGAAATTAAAAAAATCGTTACTCCTAATTTTATTTATAGTA
Encoded proteins:
- a CDS encoding SH3 beta-barrel fold-containing protein, producing MKALTINTNNIIMNTVKCVHNNMDIATAMRKGLMLEILKKRMMRGEVVRFCYQKLNSSIRFAVGTLQAEAVQSKITGNGLSKRYFNMFVYIDLQKMAWRGFKPEKLIGIID
- a CDS encoding helix-turn-helix domain-containing protein, whose amino-acid sequence is MSVNAWVKRFKSEGIDRLKTRLGRGRKPIIDSSDEEAVCRAIEQDRQSVSKARAAWEQASGKEASDSTFKCFLSALGLE
- a CDS encoding tyrosine-type recombinase/integrase, whose protein sequence is MSLKNSYTTSDYVEWNAMLNLVRRLYRDGNIRMSLLISCGCFFGLRISDLLSLKWEQILNSSTLVIIEKKTRKRRVIKINSQLQGHIKDCYDQLNISDNTEPCFLSRKKTIYTIQRINVVFKEIKKKYNLKVDHFSTHSMRKTFGRQIVTMAGEQAEFALIKLSELFNHSDVMTTRRYLGLRTEELLETYDLLNF
- a CDS encoding site-specific integrase, producing MKASVSAILYKSKVLANGEHPIMLRVCYNGKRAYKSLKLSCSMKFWNEETSEVKSKHPYSINMNAIINQELSSLKALVLDYERTGTPYSAKILVEKISKPQLVTKTLLQLIDERVQYFKNEKGKYNTATGYRTLYNLVKKYVLRDIELFEVNRDWLKDFENFIRKTNKRETSIYKHFCTLKAVFNFAIKEGLLNEDKNPFKNFEQHLDRRTKKRALTFAEILKLMIYFQNKYSFVYPSDFEIHEGLILPPKNVKPIHTDDDEDIDVRKYWNAYFKKRGVNKVHPLLNSECVALSLFLSSYLMQGLALIDLANLKWKDIRILQIPDNNTYYNDVQQKGYEYAENHKLFQPYYEINIVRRKTSKPLRIIIDAYVFTMYLSPFLPSVNEFNRENYVFGIFEKNCTDEGIKFSRMAYLTYLVNVNLKRIAKKIGIDENITFYSARHTYASMLYHGGVSISLIAQNMGRDVTNIETYLKEFDESQIINANSLIWNVVDPKNPLKNRSNA
- the ftsY gene encoding signal recognition particle-docking protein FtsY gives rise to the protein MALFGLFNKKKKESLDKGLEKTKESVFKKLSRAIVGKSKVDDEVLDNLEEVLISSDVGVDTTLRIIERIEERVQRDKYVGTDELNRVLKEEIVDLLKENNSTDYDALTLPEGHGPYVIMVVGVNGVGKTTTIGKLAHKFKEAGKSVILGAADTFRAAAVDQLVIWAERVGVPIVKQGMGADPASVAFDTLSKAKAENADVVLIDTAGRLHNKINLMNELTKIKKVMQKVIPDAPHEILLVLDGSTGQNAYEQAKQFTLATEVNALAITKLDGTAKGGVVIGISDQFKIPVKYIGIGEKIDDLQVFNREEFVDSLFN